From the Rhodoferax mekongensis genome, one window contains:
- a CDS encoding aspartate/glutamate racemase family protein has translation MRRLLVINPNTSTTVSALVQHHVQLAAGPDVHVDTVTARFGAPYIACEASYAVAGHALLDAWAADQCNASVRKPDAVLIACFGDPGLWALREGSAAPVTGLAEASFLQASRHGGFAVVTGGAKWKPMLQRLALGLDLHRALIDIHTVAPSGVELANDPQAALELLTQACLQAAAHPEVRSIVLGGAGLAGMAASVQARVPVPVIDSVIAGTVHVLSLDAQSQRSNGFPVQWAQVSPELSALGSR, from the coding sequence ATGCGCCGTCTGCTGGTGATCAACCCCAACACCTCGACCACGGTGAGCGCCCTGGTGCAACACCATGTGCAATTGGCCGCCGGACCTGACGTGCACGTAGACACCGTCACCGCACGCTTCGGCGCACCTTATATCGCTTGCGAGGCTAGCTATGCCGTGGCCGGCCACGCCTTGCTGGATGCGTGGGCGGCAGACCAATGCAATGCGTCCGTGCGGAAACCGGATGCCGTACTCATCGCCTGCTTTGGCGATCCCGGCCTGTGGGCCTTGCGCGAAGGCAGTGCGGCACCGGTAACCGGTTTGGCAGAAGCCTCATTCCTGCAGGCCAGCCGCCATGGGGGTTTTGCCGTGGTTACGGGTGGCGCCAAGTGGAAACCCATGCTGCAGCGCCTCGCACTGGGCCTGGATTTGCACCGAGCGCTGATCGATATTCATACCGTTGCACCCAGCGGTGTAGAGCTGGCCAATGATCCGCAAGCTGCCTTGGAGCTTTTGACTCAAGCCTGCCTGCAAGCGGCAGCCCACCCGGAAGTCCGCAGCATTGTTCTGGGAGGCGCCGGCTTGGCGGGTATGGCTGCGTCTGTACAAGCCCGGGTACCGGTACCAGTGATTGACAGTGTTATTGCCGGGACCGTGCATGTTTTGTCACTGGACGCACAATCCCAACGCAGCAACGGCTTTCCGGTGCAATGGGCGCAGGTATCGCCCGAGTTAAGCGCTCTGGGCAGCAGGTAA
- a CDS encoding glycine zipper domain-containing protein, which yields MSPLAHADDWTPLLGGGAGAAAGAVLGQSVGGKSGAVIGGALGGAAGAAVTSHGRNQNGAVIGGAVGGAAGAAVGQSVGGRSGAIVGAGIGGAAGTGIARNMGNRQVPDRRFESRGREGYGYHTGYRRGDERYGREFDHHHRHGHHGRGRGHDRYDD from the coding sequence ATGTCTCCCTTGGCCCACGCTGATGACTGGACACCCCTGCTCGGGGGTGGCGCAGGTGCAGCGGCAGGTGCGGTTCTGGGACAAAGCGTGGGTGGCAAGAGCGGTGCGGTGATTGGTGGCGCATTGGGTGGCGCTGCTGGCGCCGCTGTAACAAGTCACGGCCGCAACCAGAATGGCGCGGTGATTGGTGGCGCCGTAGGGGGTGCCGCAGGTGCTGCAGTGGGCCAGTCAGTCGGCGGTCGCTCGGGTGCGATTGTCGGTGCGGGCATAGGCGGTGCTGCTGGCACCGGTATCGCACGCAACATGGGAAACCGACAAGTGCCTGATCGCCGTTTTGAAAGCCGGGGGCGCGAGGGCTACGGCTACCACACCGGCTACCGCCGGGGAGATGAACGATACGGCAGGGAATTTGACCACCACCACCGCCATGGTCACCATGGTCGCGGCCGGGGCCACGACCGGTATGACGACTAA
- a CDS encoding dienelactone hydrolase family protein, translating to MPRKTAQDFDQELLILFDAYVHGVVDRRGFLEKAQKFAVGGMTAVGLLAALSPDFASAQQIAKDDKRIVTSSVELPSPAGYGTVKGYLVRPAGTQGKLPTVLVVHENRGLNPHIEDIARRLALEGYLVFAPDALAPLGGYLGDEDKARTLFATLDQKKTAEDFVASAQWLQSHPDATGKLGVVGFCYGGGVAHALAVRLPNLSAAVPFYGNHPAAEDAAKVKAPLLIHFAGVDERINAAWPAYEAALKAAGVHYTAHQYAGTQHGFNNDTTPRFDAAAAKLAWERTLAFFSQTLKA from the coding sequence ATGCCGCGCAAGACAGCCCAAGACTTTGATCAGGAACTGCTCATTCTTTTTGATGCCTATGTGCATGGTGTCGTAGACCGGCGGGGGTTCCTGGAAAAAGCCCAGAAGTTCGCCGTAGGAGGCATGACAGCAGTAGGTTTGCTGGCTGCGTTGAGCCCGGACTTTGCTTCTGCCCAGCAGATTGCCAAAGATGACAAGCGTATCGTTACCTCTTCGGTGGAACTTCCATCACCCGCAGGCTATGGAACTGTCAAGGGGTACTTGGTACGTCCTGCAGGCACGCAAGGCAAGTTGCCGACCGTTCTGGTGGTGCATGAAAACCGGGGCTTGAATCCACACATTGAAGACATCGCCCGTCGCCTTGCCCTGGAGGGCTATCTGGTCTTTGCGCCGGATGCCTTGGCGCCCTTGGGAGGCTATCTCGGCGATGAAGACAAAGCCAGGACCCTATTTGCGACCTTGGACCAGAAGAAGACAGCAGAAGACTTTGTGGCTTCTGCCCAGTGGTTGCAATCTCACCCAGACGCGACAGGCAAATTGGGGGTTGTCGGTTTCTGCTACGGTGGGGGTGTCGCACATGCACTGGCTGTGCGGTTGCCCAACTTGTCGGCTGCAGTACCGTTCTATGGCAACCACCCGGCAGCAGAAGACGCTGCCAAGGTCAAAGCGCCTTTGTTGATCCATTTTGCCGGGGTAGACGAACGCATCAATGCGGCCTGGCCTGCTTATGAAGCGGCACTGAAAGCAGCAGGGGTACATTACACCGCGCACCAATACGCTGGCACCCAGCATGGTTTCAACAACGACACCACGCCCCGCTTTGATGCTGCAGCTGCCAAGCTGGCGTGGGAACGCACCCTGGCGTTCTTTAGCCAGACTTTGAAGGCCTAA
- a CDS encoding recombination-associated protein RdgC — MFKNVIVYRLVSPWSVTQAQLEDALQADRFVECGASQEKSVGWTEPRGQAHGPLVEVVGGQWVLKLMMEVKSVPGSVVKRKVEEQVAQIEVSTGRKPGKKEVRELRDDARLALLPMAFTKQGSVGVWIDPKSGWLVLDAGSQSKADEVMTALIKAIPDFAVQLVNTQISPAAAMAVWLSTRESPTDFSVDRECELKASDESKAVVRYTRHPLDTEEVSQHIALGKMPTRLAMTWNDRVSFVLTEALQLKKVTFLDTVFEEASKAAGDGKDDNFDADVIISTGELSQLIPDLMEALGGEVPLGSMPVAPV; from the coding sequence GTGTTTAAAAACGTGATCGTGTACCGCTTGGTGTCCCCCTGGTCTGTGACGCAGGCCCAACTTGAAGATGCATTGCAGGCGGACCGTTTTGTGGAATGCGGTGCCAGTCAGGAAAAATCAGTAGGCTGGACAGAGCCCCGGGGTCAAGCACATGGACCTTTGGTGGAAGTAGTGGGTGGCCAGTGGGTGTTGAAGCTCATGATGGAAGTGAAATCTGTTCCCGGTTCGGTCGTCAAACGCAAGGTCGAAGAACAGGTTGCGCAGATCGAAGTCAGCACCGGTCGCAAACCCGGCAAAAAAGAAGTCCGAGAGTTGCGGGATGACGCACGTCTTGCTTTATTGCCCATGGCATTTACCAAGCAGGGTAGCGTGGGGGTGTGGATAGATCCCAAAAGCGGCTGGCTCGTGTTGGATGCAGGCAGCCAAAGCAAGGCGGATGAGGTGATGACTGCATTGATCAAAGCCATCCCCGATTTTGCAGTTCAGTTGGTCAATACCCAGATATCTCCCGCAGCAGCCATGGCGGTGTGGTTGTCCACACGAGAATCACCTACAGATTTTTCCGTTGACCGGGAATGTGAGCTAAAAGCCTCTGACGAGTCCAAAGCAGTGGTGCGCTACACCCGACATCCTCTCGATACTGAAGAAGTGAGCCAACACATTGCCCTAGGGAAAATGCCGACTCGCTTGGCCATGACCTGGAACGACCGGGTTTCCTTTGTGTTGACTGAAGCCTTGCAACTCAAAAAAGTCACGTTTCTCGACACGGTGTTTGAAGAAGCCTCCAAGGCGGCAGGGGATGGCAAAGACGACAACTTTGATGCCGATGTCATCATTTCCACCGGTGAACTGTCCCAATTGATTCCGGACTTGATGGAGGCTTTGGGTGGCGAAGTTCCCTTGGGGTCCATGCCGGTAGCACCGGTGTAA
- a CDS encoding Spy/CpxP family protein refolding chaperone: MKPAFKTLVVAGLLASAGFSVLAQKHGADEGQYDQRPGLHRMDPAKMEEMHAKRSAELKAKLKITAAQEANWTAFSNSMKPPAPQTKPAMDRAELAKLPTPERLDKIKALRTEHMAARTAQMEQRDQAVKTFYGTLTAEQKKVFDTEFANMKDHHRGGMSKH, from the coding sequence ATGAAACCCGCATTCAAAACTCTGGTGGTCGCCGGCCTGTTGGCCAGTGCCGGTTTTTCCGTATTGGCGCAGAAGCACGGTGCTGATGAAGGCCAGTACGACCAACGCCCCGGCTTGCACCGCATGGACCCCGCCAAAATGGAAGAAATGCATGCCAAGCGCAGTGCCGAACTGAAGGCAAAGCTGAAAATTACAGCGGCACAGGAAGCCAACTGGACCGCGTTCTCCAACAGCATGAAGCCACCAGCACCGCAAACCAAACCCGCCATGGACCGCGCTGAGCTCGCCAAGCTGCCCACGCCGGAACGCCTGGACAAAATCAAAGCACTGCGTACTGAGCATATGGCTGCCCGCACCGCACAAATGGAACAGCGCGATCAGGCCGTTAAAACCTTTTATGGCACGCTGACTGCGGAACAAAAAAAGGTATTTGATACCGAGTTCGCCAACATGAAAGATCACCACCGGGGTGGCATGTCCAAGCATTGA
- a CDS encoding DUF2189 domain-containing protein, which yields MNPLPTPVISVRTVGFMRPLVWLGMGWRDIQHSGIASLSHGLMLTFIGAAIVAFARDKFWLLAGALTGFLVVAPVLATSLYALSRAIEREEPADWEVIAQTWLNWQNQRLNRWSEDYWCMLRFGILLASAATTWVLTSAALITLLAPAPVNSPADFIQLVVLSPHGWLFELWLAMGAILAAPMFASSVVAMPLLLDRKVNVKTAVLTSWQVVLSNPGVMAWWAALIMGFTFLGLASLLIGLIFVIPMLGHASWHAYRDLVAPDIDAHLQDKGSTPATGAK from the coding sequence ATGAATCCATTGCCAACACCCGTTATTTCCGTCCGCACTGTCGGCTTCATGCGGCCTTTGGTGTGGCTTGGCATGGGTTGGCGGGATATTCAGCATTCCGGTATCGCAAGTCTGTCCCATGGACTGATGTTGACCTTTATCGGCGCTGCCATTGTCGCGTTCGCAAGAGATAAATTTTGGCTTCTAGCGGGAGCACTGACGGGATTCCTGGTGGTTGCACCGGTGCTGGCGACGAGCTTATATGCACTGAGCCGTGCAATTGAACGTGAGGAGCCTGCCGACTGGGAAGTCATCGCACAAACCTGGCTGAATTGGCAAAACCAGCGCCTCAATCGGTGGAGCGAAGACTATTGGTGCATGTTGCGTTTTGGCATTCTGTTAGCAAGTGCCGCTACGACATGGGTACTCACATCCGCAGCACTCATTACCTTGCTGGCACCGGCTCCTGTGAACTCTCCTGCGGATTTCATTCAGTTGGTAGTTCTCTCACCGCATGGCTGGCTCTTTGAGCTCTGGCTCGCTATGGGTGCCATATTGGCAGCGCCCATGTTTGCATCCAGTGTTGTCGCCATGCCTTTGCTGCTGGATCGCAAAGTCAATGTCAAAACCGCTGTACTGACCAGCTGGCAAGTGGTTCTTAGCAACCCTGGCGTTATGGCTTGGTGGGCTGCTTTGATCATGGGGTTCACATTTTTGGGACTCGCTTCCCTTTTGATAGGTCTGATTTTTGTGATTCCGATGCTGGGGCATGCCAGTTGGCACGCCTATCGGGATCTGGTTGCACCTGACATTGATGCCCACCTGCAGGACAAGGGTTCGACTCCCGCTACGGGTGCGAAGTGA
- a CDS encoding DUF2788 domain-containing protein has translation MFGFSEEQIAAFGLTFGVGAFMLYMLFIIGQLAWESKAGKFGTFVLFLGLAFGMVGFAAKFLIQWFLTSAL, from the coding sequence ATGTTCGGCTTTTCTGAAGAACAGATCGCCGCTTTTGGGCTTACTTTCGGCGTGGGAGCTTTTATGCTCTACATGCTCTTCATCATCGGACAACTTGCATGGGAATCCAAAGCAGGCAAGTTTGGCACCTTTGTGCTTTTCTTGGGCTTGGCTTTCGGCATGGTGGGCTTTGCCGCAAAGTTCCTGATTCAGTGGTTCCTGACTTCTGCGCTGTAA
- a CDS encoding GGDEF domain-containing protein — MVEKRSFEIARETLKQLTARKLVPTPANYQSVYNEIAGIPSVQPFPADFLRDLSQSLPLKTPGQQKQKGLLDYAIDRLSWDGVKAALVGYGAFAPVVGSDAGTSPLASSLSANAEQPSSNPPALTAEFFAQIARLIEYAQPALGTDDERFVEQTGFLLQAMRKPDADAYTLKTMLVNYSHRLSFAAEDQAEIRKGLLKLLHLIFTNIGELSLDEQWLKGQMDALMSVSTPPLSLRRMDELERLLTDVIFKQKDAKYKWLEAQDEMRRMLAAFIERLAQMTQSTGTFQSKLEESARLIEQARSIADIAPVLKEVVGTTRNMAQESQLSREQLGAMQERAKQTEVELAKLHKELDRVSLQARHDALTGALNRKGLDEALNREISTMRRNESVLSVALLDIDNFKKLNDTLGHATGDVALTHLAGVAKECMRPQDTLARYGGEEFVILLPDTPLDKGIEAMTRLQRELTKRFFLAGTEKVLITFSAGVAQVAAEEEPADAIRRADQAMYLAKRAGKNRVLGA; from the coding sequence ATGGTTGAGAAACGTTCATTCGAGATTGCCCGAGAGACTTTGAAGCAGCTCACGGCAAGAAAGCTGGTCCCTACGCCGGCCAATTACCAGTCTGTCTATAACGAGATAGCCGGTATTCCTTCTGTGCAACCGTTTCCGGCAGACTTTCTGCGTGACCTGTCCCAGTCGTTGCCACTCAAGACACCTGGCCAGCAGAAACAAAAAGGCTTGTTGGATTACGCAATCGACCGGTTGAGTTGGGACGGTGTGAAAGCGGCACTGGTGGGTTATGGAGCGTTTGCACCTGTCGTCGGGTCAGATGCAGGTACATCGCCTTTGGCGTCATCTTTGTCGGCTAACGCAGAGCAACCGTCATCCAATCCACCAGCCTTGACGGCAGAGTTTTTTGCGCAAATTGCCAGGTTGATTGAATACGCACAACCGGCGCTGGGCACAGACGACGAGCGTTTTGTGGAGCAAACCGGTTTTTTACTGCAGGCCATGCGCAAACCCGATGCGGATGCCTACACATTGAAAACCATGTTGGTGAATTACAGCCACCGGCTTTCCTTTGCAGCAGAAGATCAGGCCGAAATTCGCAAGGGCCTTCTCAAGCTACTGCATTTGATCTTCACGAACATCGGTGAGCTGAGTCTGGATGAACAGTGGCTCAAAGGTCAGATGGATGCGTTGATGAGTGTGTCAACACCGCCATTGAGTTTGCGGCGCATGGATGAGTTGGAACGACTCTTGACTGACGTCATCTTCAAACAGAAAGACGCCAAATACAAATGGTTGGAAGCGCAAGACGAAATGCGGCGCATGTTGGCTGCATTTATCGAACGGCTTGCCCAGATGACCCAGTCCACCGGCACGTTTCAAAGCAAACTGGAAGAAAGTGCCCGTCTGATTGAGCAAGCCAGGAGCATCGCGGACATTGCGCCGGTGTTGAAAGAGGTTGTGGGCACAACGCGCAATATGGCGCAAGAAAGCCAGCTGTCGCGAGAACAGTTGGGTGCCATGCAGGAACGTGCCAAACAGACAGAGGTCGAGCTGGCCAAATTGCATAAGGAACTCGACAGGGTCAGCTTGCAGGCACGACATGATGCACTCACTGGAGCTTTGAATCGCAAGGGTTTGGATGAGGCGTTGAACCGCGAAATTTCCACCATGCGACGCAATGAAAGCGTGCTCAGCGTGGCTCTGCTGGATATTGACAACTTCAAGAAGCTGAACGATACCTTGGGTCACGCAACCGGCGACGTGGCTTTGACGCATTTGGCTGGGGTCGCCAAAGAATGTATGCGTCCCCAGGACACATTGGCACGTTATGGCGGTGAGGAATTTGTCATTCTTTTGCCCGACACGCCATTAGACAAAGGCATTGAAGCCATGACCCGTTTGCAGCGGGAATTGACCAAGCGTTTCTTTTTGGCCGGAACAGAGAAAGTACTGATTACCTTCAGTGCAGGTGTAGCTCAAGTTGCTGCAGAAGAAGAACCAGCTGATGCCATTCGCCGAGCGGATCAGGCAATGTATCTGGCAAAGCGGGCTGGCAAAAACCGTGTTTTGGGTGCCTGA
- the minC gene encoding septum site-determining protein MinC, whose product MPAPSAVQSSPSKRSTFEIKSAQLPLVALLVKTNDFQTLAEELNAAFGPQGETPDFFEKDGLVLDFSSLDVDVPTQGLEPLLRVLKTCNLIPVAYRCNHPAWAEAAETLGLFKAEPEVQRSKAATVIPEPRQTLVQEVIREVPGPATMVIDKPLRSGQKVYAKGCDLVVLAMVNQGAEVVADGNIHVYAALRGKAMAGARGNAKARIFALSLEPELVSIAGVYRTSENPFPKEVHGKTAQVRLSDDGQEKLLIEALKA is encoded by the coding sequence ATGCCAGCACCCTCTGCAGTGCAATCGTCACCCTCAAAGCGCAGCACGTTTGAAATCAAAAGCGCCCAATTGCCATTGGTTGCTTTGCTGGTGAAGACCAACGACTTTCAAACCCTTGCGGAAGAATTGAATGCTGCATTCGGACCGCAGGGTGAAACACCGGATTTCTTTGAGAAGGATGGTCTGGTCCTGGATTTCTCGTCTTTGGATGTCGATGTACCAACGCAAGGACTGGAACCTCTGCTACGGGTTTTAAAAACCTGTAATCTGATTCCTGTTGCCTACCGTTGTAACCACCCTGCTTGGGCCGAAGCGGCAGAGACGCTAGGTCTGTTCAAAGCGGAGCCGGAAGTTCAACGTTCAAAAGCTGCCACGGTAATTCCCGAACCAAGGCAGACACTGGTTCAGGAAGTCATCCGTGAAGTTCCCGGGCCAGCGACCATGGTGATAGACAAACCGTTGAGATCTGGACAAAAAGTCTATGCCAAGGGCTGCGATCTAGTGGTTTTGGCTATGGTAAACCAAGGCGCAGAAGTAGTGGCAGACGGTAACATTCATGTGTATGCAGCTCTACGCGGCAAAGCCATGGCAGGTGCCAGAGGAAATGCCAAAGCGAGAATTTTTGCGCTATCACTGGAACCGGAGTTGGTTTCCATTGCTGGCGTGTATCGCACCAGTGAGAATCCGTTTCCCAAGGAGGTCCATGGGAAGACGGCTCAAGTCCGGCTCAGTGATGACGGACAAGAAAAATTATTGATAGAAGCCCTCAAGGCTTGA
- the minD gene encoding septum site-determining protein MinD → MAKIIVVTSGKGGVGKTTTSASFATGLALRGHKTAVIDFDVGLRNLDLIMGCERRVVYDLINVIQGEANLNQALIKDKQCDNLYILAASQTRDKDALTQEGVERVLNDLSSMDFEYIVCDSPAGIETGALMAMHFADEALVVTNPEVSSVRDSDRILGMLSSKTKRAMEGTTPIKEHLLITRYNPARVDQGQMLSLEDIQDILRIPLIGVIPESESVLQASNQGVPAVHMQGSDVSEAYKDVIDRFLGAEKPMRFTEAPKQGLLKRLFGGK, encoded by the coding sequence ATGGCCAAGATCATTGTTGTTACATCGGGCAAAGGCGGGGTTGGCAAAACGACAACCAGCGCTAGTTTTGCAACAGGGTTGGCATTGCGTGGACACAAAACCGCTGTCATTGACTTTGATGTGGGTTTGCGCAATCTGGACCTGATCATGGGCTGTGAGCGTCGTGTCGTCTATGACCTGATCAATGTGATCCAGGGCGAAGCCAACCTGAATCAGGCACTGATCAAAGACAAGCAATGCGATAACTTGTACATCCTTGCTGCCTCACAAACACGAGACAAAGATGCGCTCACGCAGGAAGGCGTGGAGCGGGTGTTGAATGACTTGTCGTCCATGGACTTCGAGTACATCGTGTGCGACTCGCCTGCTGGTATTGAGACCGGCGCACTGATGGCAATGCATTTCGCTGACGAAGCCCTGGTGGTTACCAATCCGGAAGTCTCATCGGTGCGCGATTCAGACCGCATTCTCGGAATGCTGTCGAGCAAGACCAAGCGTGCGATGGAAGGTACAACGCCGATCAAGGAGCATTTGCTCATCACACGTTACAACCCGGCACGCGTAGACCAAGGGCAGATGCTGTCCCTGGAAGATATTCAGGATATCTTGCGCATACCGTTGATTGGTGTGATACCTGAAAGTGAATCTGTTTTGCAAGCATCGAATCAGGGCGTTCCTGCTGTACACATGCAAGGCAGCGATGTATCTGAAGCCTATAAAGACGTGATCGATCGCTTTTTGGGTGCTGAAAAGCCCATGCGATTTACCGAGGCTCCCAAACAAGGTTTGCTGAAGCGCCTGTTCGGAGGGAAATGA
- the minE gene encoding cell division topological specificity factor MinE: MSFLSFLIGEKKKTASVAKERLQIILAHERSGRNAAEPDYLPDLQRDLVAVISKYIKINPDDIKVNLERQDNLEVLEVKIELPDAR, from the coding sequence ATGTCATTCCTTTCATTTCTGATCGGCGAGAAAAAGAAGACAGCAAGTGTTGCAAAGGAACGGTTGCAAATCATCCTGGCCCATGAACGCAGTGGCCGGAATGCAGCGGAACCTGACTATCTGCCCGATCTGCAACGGGATCTGGTTGCAGTCATCAGCAAGTACATCAAGATCAATCCTGACGATATCAAGGTCAATCTGGAACGTCAGGACAACCTGGAAGTGCTGGAAGTCAAAATTGAGCTACCTGACGCGCGTTAA
- a CDS encoding NRDE family protein, translating to MCLIVWDWDPESKNLLLLSNRDEAYQRPTLPLHAWPDSNIYAGKDLEALGTWLGCSRTGRMAAVTNFRNGKVSNPQAKSRGELVTQFLSTALDAEEYINEIETQANTYNAFNLLVFDGETLAGFESHTGQILTMLPGISGVSNAGFDTPWPKLVATKSGLSHLRETKSVSEEDYFALLSDSRLASLNTCPSTGVPQHIEHQLSAVFIKMPGYGTRASSLVQIDPVAISFQERTFNERGLQGQTNLQFSIGA from the coding sequence ATGTGCCTCATCGTCTGGGACTGGGATCCGGAATCCAAAAATTTACTTCTTTTGAGCAATCGTGATGAAGCGTACCAACGGCCTACTCTTCCCCTGCATGCATGGCCTGATTCCAACATCTACGCAGGTAAAGACCTAGAAGCACTCGGTACGTGGTTAGGCTGCAGTCGCACAGGCAGAATGGCCGCGGTCACCAACTTCAGAAACGGTAAGGTATCCAATCCACAGGCGAAAAGCCGGGGTGAATTGGTTACTCAGTTTTTGTCTACGGCGCTTGATGCCGAAGAATATATCAATGAAATTGAGACACAGGCAAATACCTATAACGCGTTCAACTTGCTGGTATTCGACGGTGAAACTTTGGCTGGCTTTGAAAGCCATACGGGTCAGATTCTGACCATGTTGCCGGGCATTTCGGGCGTTTCGAATGCTGGATTTGACACACCTTGGCCCAAGTTGGTGGCTACCAAGAGCGGGCTTTCTCATCTTCGGGAAACGAAAAGCGTTTCTGAAGAAGATTACTTTGCTTTACTGAGCGATAGTCGCCTTGCCAGCTTGAACACTTGCCCCTCAACCGGTGTCCCGCAACACATCGAACACCAGCTGTCTGCTGTCTTTATCAAAATGCCGGGATATGGAACACGGGCTAGCAGTCTTGTACAGATAGACCCTGTTGCCATCTCATTCCAAGAACGTACGTTCAATGAACGAGGATTGCAGGGTCAAACAAATTTGCAGTTTTCTATCGGCGCTTAA
- a CDS encoding Lrp/AsnC family transcriptional regulator: MEIDRIDQQILEILQVDGRIANQDLADRIGLSPSPCLRRVRALEESGLITGYRAMLDAKKLGLSLIALVHISMDRHTPERFANFEASVGVLPEVLECLLITGQDADYQIKVAVKDMDHYQTLLLNKLTRIEGVTGVHSSFVLRRVIDRTTLPLV, translated from the coding sequence ATGGAAATAGATCGCATAGATCAGCAAATTCTGGAAATCCTCCAAGTAGACGGCCGGATTGCCAACCAGGATTTGGCAGATCGCATTGGCTTGTCTCCCTCGCCCTGCCTGCGTAGGGTCCGGGCGCTTGAAGAATCCGGCTTGATTACGGGTTATCGCGCCATGTTGGATGCCAAAAAGCTGGGTCTGTCTTTGATCGCTTTGGTCCATATCTCCATGGACAGACATACGCCCGAACGATTTGCCAACTTTGAAGCCAGCGTTGGCGTATTGCCAGAAGTGCTTGAATGCCTGCTCATCACTGGCCAGGATGCGGACTATCAAATCAAAGTGGCAGTGAAAGACATGGACCATTACCAAACCTTGTTATTGAACAAGCTCACCCGGATTGAAGGGGTCACAGGTGTTCACTCCAGCTTTGTGCTGCGCCGGGTGATCGATAGAACCACGCTTCCCTTGGTCTAA
- a CDS encoding pyridoxamine 5'-phosphate oxidase family protein — MSETTNFHSVTSNLLGGQRIATLATVDDDGLPHASLVPFALLRGQASLLIHVSALAPHFGYLKRRLQAAVLISKPEIAGEEVHALPRLSIQADIEFIDRQSPDYAPARDAYVQRFPEAGFMTDLQDFAFVKIKPLSGRVIAGFGAARKLDQASLRVAIENS, encoded by the coding sequence ATGAGCGAGACCACAAATTTTCATTCAGTGACTTCAAATCTGCTGGGTGGACAACGCATTGCCACATTGGCAACTGTTGACGATGACGGGCTTCCGCACGCGTCCTTGGTTCCCTTTGCGCTGTTACGTGGGCAGGCATCCCTGTTGATTCATGTGAGTGCACTGGCGCCGCACTTTGGCTATTTGAAACGCAGATTACAGGCAGCAGTTTTGATTTCAAAGCCAGAAATAGCAGGTGAAGAAGTTCACGCGCTACCGAGACTGTCAATTCAAGCCGACATTGAGTTCATTGACAGACAAAGTCCTGACTACGCCCCAGCACGCGATGCATATGTTCAACGTTTCCCTGAAGCGGGATTCATGACCGATTTGCAGGACTTTGCTTTTGTCAAAATCAAGCCACTTTCAGGCCGGGTTATTGCCGGATTTGGTGCCGCCAGAAAGCTTGACCAAGCAAGCTTGCGGGTAGCTATTGAAAACAGTTAG
- a CDS encoding glutamine amidotransferase-related protein, giving the protein MKLCILDNDTIDEALIPVYGNYGAMLEKVLREAGAADWTMDRFSTPHGEYPANFADYDAVLLTGSKADSFSDEPWVVELRRRVTELLSTDIKLLGVCFGHQLIALCMGAKVGRAPQGWVTGRNTYQWHAEDLVDDNRDGFALLASHQDQVLELPEGARLLASSDRCPIAAYSKGKEVLCIQPHPEFVEDYSAYLLNKRRALLGDEHYASSMESLQYGHEGADFAKVMVAFVEGN; this is encoded by the coding sequence ATGAAACTCTGCATTCTGGACAACGACACCATCGATGAAGCCTTGATCCCGGTATACGGCAATTACGGTGCCATGCTGGAGAAAGTCCTTCGTGAAGCCGGGGCTGCCGATTGGACAATGGATCGTTTCAGCACACCGCACGGTGAATACCCGGCGAACTTTGCAGATTACGACGCTGTGCTTCTTACGGGCAGCAAAGCAGACTCCTTCTCGGATGAGCCTTGGGTGGTAGAGCTGCGGCGTAGGGTCACTGAGCTGTTGTCCACCGACATCAAGTTGTTGGGTGTGTGTTTCGGCCATCAGTTGATCGCTCTGTGCATGGGCGCCAAAGTGGGTCGTGCACCTCAAGGCTGGGTAACGGGTCGCAACACGTACCAGTGGCATGCAGAAGATCTCGTAGACGACAACCGAGATGGTTTTGCTTTGTTGGCCAGCCACCAGGACCAGGTCTTGGAGTTACCTGAAGGCGCACGACTGCTTGCGAGCAGTGACCGATGCCCAATCGCTGCCTACTCCAAAGGCAAAGAGGTCCTGTGCATTCAACCGCATCCCGAATTTGTAGAAGATTACAGCGCCTATCTTTTGAACAAACGTCGCGCGCTTCTGGGTGACGAGCACTACGCGTCCAGCATGGAAAGTCTGCAATACGGACACGAGGGCGCAGACTTTGCCAAAGTCATGGTCGCTTTCGTCGAAGGCAACTAA